The following are encoded in a window of Plasmodium vivax chromosome 10, whole genome shotgun sequence genomic DNA:
- a CDS encoding merozoite surface protein 3 (MSP3), putative (encoded by transcript PVX_097690A), whose protein sequence is MKQFCGIPLLVLFVNLYVLQNNVVSNEIVNLKNPNLRNGWVGKNLTLQDEKIVLNAEDGDEIDPNGSHIELPQKSEKAELQMQEQGNDDNEDLKRQIGEFVDQAQLANTKADAAVAEAEKSLEKAKDAEEQVKQDEGNVTTATTKAKAEAQKAVDAAKTKKKDAKTNADNAKQESEKKGDQELRATLDKVKKFAEKAEQALSGAQTEQKKAEWAAKIAEELKKAYEAKRNANDSKEAAEKTKKDATSAVSDSTEQKVTASIQIIEEQKQTAVTKATEAEKAAKETEKAAKETEQAAIEAINVIDQTTVQDKFKVVEGKADTASKAAAAAKKAQTKAQIAAYVVQTEVSKEKAVKSAREANEAKTKAEDVAKESEKIKITDEDKSGNVKAAKTEAVEQANLADNAKKEAEAAAISANEAKTSITVKDDDTTLNEAKTKAYDASIKAKQAEKDASNALKEAQKAQIETEIAAEVVKAEKAKKEASSDAAVAREAKEKAESEANKAKSNAVAQEAAKRAQEQDVAASTAKGNAETAAKEAETAAEDNVSEETLTTVKQKVENASNAATAANKARTKAEIAAEEAKAQAAKTEAEASKVAANAAKDEAQKAAEESKSAEAKKAADKASAAAKTADEKAASAKKEADDATTESKSTTATVETMQKKADKAVEHAKEAKKAQTKAELAAEEAKAEAAKEEAKKAQEAADAAKKEAEEIAKKEKVDAKAVAEATSALDTAKTKAKEAKDKAGDVSKEVEKAEKEVEKVVGDDAQKSEITTAVSGIKGKTSEAVQAAKDAKKAKDLAEIALNVVKAEVANDKAKKAVTAAGVAKEDAKKAAASAEQPKKEEESAEEDAEIAKENEIEAEQKAKEAEDNANAAQAQLKIAEQELKKAQEADNEEKFQSAKTNALAAAEEAIKKGQAAEDAANEAKNNAVKAAEAAEKAKKAAAESALKKKLNVLEIVKKYSREGYNTVDSDEHVLNEVEEQASEEKEEGEREEEEEADHPILNDVEIDDDDEEEEEEEEEKEEEETEVKEEEDAKEEGHAQSSAHQSSITELENPKKEYQEKSDKPPSDSNAQALLEDNYKNFTDFKKKAEDLTKNIINTIDGDAGVIETLKDFAKDMNQFILNM, encoded by the coding sequence atgaagcaatTTTGCGgtatcccccttttggtacTCTTcgtaaatttatatgttttacaaaataatgtGGTCAGCAACGAAATTGtgaatttgaaaaatcccAACTTGAGGAACGGATGGGTAGGTAAAAACCTCACCCTACAGGATGAGAAAATCGTTTTAAACGCAGAAGACGGTGATGAGATAGACCCAAACGGAAGCCATATCGAATTGCCACAAAAATCGGAAAAAGCGGAACTGCAGATGCAGGAACAAGGTAATGATGATAATGAAGACTTAAAAAGACAAATAGGTGAATTTGTTGATCAAGCACAATTAGCAAATACAAAAGCTGATGCTGCAGTAGCTGAAGCAGAAAAATCAttagaaaaagcaaaagacGCAGAAGAGCAAGTAAAACAGGATGAAGGAAATGTAACAACAGCAACGACGAAAGCAAAAGCAGAAGCGCAGAAAGCAGTTGATGcggcaaaaacaaaaaaaaaggacgcaAAAACAAATGCTGATAATGCAAAGCAAGAATCAGAGAAGAAAGGTGATCAAGAACTGAGAGCAACATTGgataaagtaaaaaagttTGCGGAAAAAGCAGAACAAGCATTGAGTGGTGCACAgacagaacaaaaaaaagcagaatgggcagcaaaaattgcggaagaattaaaaaaggcatatgaggcaaaaagaaatgcaaacGACTCaaaagaagcagcagaaaagacaaaaaaagatGCAACAAGTGCCGTTTCAGACTCTACAGAACAAAAAGTAACAGCATCAATTCAAATAATAGAAGAACAGAAGCAAACTGCAGTAACAAAGGCAACGGAAGCAGAAAAGGCAGCaaaagaaacagaaaaagcagcaaaagaAACAGAACAAGCAGCAATTGAGGCTATAAATGTCATAGACCAAACAACTGTACAGGATAAATTTAAAGTGGTAGAAGGTAAAGCAGATACAGCATCCAAAGCTGCAGCAGCAGCGAAGAAGGCTCAAACAAAAGCCCAGATAGCAGCCTATGTGGTACAAACAGAAGTttcaaaagaaaaagcggTTAAATCTGCCAGAGAAGCAAACGAAGCAAAAACGAAAGCTGAAGATGTAGCAAAAGAATctgagaaaataaaaataactgaCGAAGATAAATCAGGAAATgtaaaagcggcaaaaacTGAAGCAGTGGAACAAGCGAACCTAGCAGAcaatgcaaaaaaagaagcagaggcTGCAGCAATTAGTGCAAACGAAGCAAAAACATCAATAACAGTTAAAGATGACGATACCACACTAAACGAAGCAAAAACAAAGGCATACGATGCATCAATAAAGGCAAAACAGGCAGAAAAAGATGCATCAAATGCACTAAAAGAAGCGCAGAAAGCACAAATAGAAACAGAAATAGCAGCCGAAGTAGTaaaagcggaaaaggcaaaaaaagaagcaagcAGTGATGCAGCTGTAGCAAGagaagcaaaggaaaaagcagaaaGTGAAGCAAACAAGGCAAAATCGAACGCAGTAGCACAGGAAGCAGCCAAAAGGGCACAAGAACAAGATGTAGCAGCATCAACAGCAAAGGGAAATGCAGAAACTGCAGCAAAAGAAGCGGAAACGGCAGCAGAAGATAATGTATCAGAAGAAACATTAACTACAGTTAAACAAAAAGTAGAAAATGCATCCAATGCAGCAACTGCAGCTAATAAAGCCAGAACGAAAGCAGAAATCGCggcagaagaagcaaaagcgcAAGCAGCTAAAACAGAAGCGGAAGCTTCAAAGGTAGCAGCTAATGCAGCGAAAGATGAAGCGCAAAAGGCAGCAGAAGAATCCAAATCagcagaagcaaaaaaggcagcgGATAAGGCTAGCGCGGCGGCTAAAACAGCAGACGAAAAGGCAGCCTCagccaaaaaggaagcagatGATGCGACAACTGAGTCGAAATCAACTACAGCTACTGTAGAAacaatgcaaaaaaaggcggaCAAAGCGGTAGAACATGCAAAGGAAGCCAAGAAGGCGCAAACAAAAGCGGAGTTGGCagcggaagaagcaaaagcagaagcagcaaagGAAGAGGCCAAAAAAGCGCAAGAAGCTGCTGAtgcagcaaaaaaagaagcagaagaaatagcgaaaaaggaaaaggtagATGCAAAGGCTGTAGCTGAAGCCACGAGTGCATTGGACACAGCAAAAACTAAGGCGAAGGAGGCAAAAGATAAAGCAGGTGATGTATCAAAGGAAGtagaaaaagcagaaaaagaagtggaaaaagtGGTAGGTGATGACGCACAAAAATCAGAAATAACAACAGCAGTAAGCGGCATCAAAGGAAAAACATCAGAAGCAGTCCAAGCAGCCAAAGACGCGAAGAAAGCAAAAGATTTAGCGGAAATTGCACTAAACGTTGTAAAAGCAGAAGTGGCGAATgataaggcaaaaaaggcagtcACGGCAGCGGGAGTGGCAAAAGAAGacgcaaaaaaagcagcCGCATCAGCAGAGCAacccaaaaaggaagaagaatcTGCGGAGGAGGACGCGGAAATTGCAAAAGAGAATGAAATAGAAGCAGAACAAAAGGCAAAAGAGGCAGAGGATAACGCAAATGCAGCGCAAgcacaattaaaaatagcagAACAGGAATTAAAGAAAGCGCAAGAAGCAGACAATGAGGAAAAATTCCAAAGCGCAAAAACGAATGCCCTTGCGGCGGCAGAAGAAGCAATTAAGAAAGGCCAGGCCGCGGAAGATGCAGCCAAcgaggcaaaaaataatgcagtGAAAGCCGCAGAAGCTGCTgaaaaagccaaaaaggCAGCAGCAGAATCAgccttaaagaaaaaacttaATGTTCTagaaattgtgaaaaaatactCCAGAGAAGGCTACAACACAGTCGACAGTGACGAACATGTGCTAAACGAAGTTGAGGAACAGGCAAGCgaagagaaggaggaaggggagagggaggaagaagaagaagcagatcATCCAATATTGAACGATGTAGAAATagacgatgatgacgaggaagaagaggaggaggaggaggaaaaagaagaggaagaaacagaagtgaaggaagaggaagatgctAAAGAGGAAGGACATGCACAAAGCAGTGCACACCAGAGCAGCATAACCGAGTTAGAAAatccaaaaaaagaataccaagaaaaaagtgataaACCACCAAGTGACAGCAACGCCCAAGCACTGCTCGAAGAcaactataaaaattttacggactttaaaaaaaaagctgaagATTTgaccaaaaatataattaacacAATTGACGGCGACGCCGGAGTCATAGAAACGCTCAAGGATTTCGCGAAAGATATGAATCAGTTCATTTTGAACATGTAA